In Quercus robur chromosome 11, dhQueRobu3.1, whole genome shotgun sequence, the sequence ATTATTACATGGTCAGTCATTATTAACCTCTAGTCTGCTGTCTGCATTTAGCACCTGTCGAGAGTAGTACTTAAAACTGGTTCAATATTAGTCTGGCTGATTTTGTATTACAAATGGAATATGATTCATATTTGGGGTCCCGAATACTTTGAATGTCAAAGATGATGGGAAACAGCTTCTTTAATGCTCTTTTAATTTCCCAGAAAGCACTAAAGATGATATGTCAACTTGCATAGCTATGGCCACAAAGGCAATTGTATTAACTTTTAGTGTGCTTGTTTTACATGTGCCTCATCTACTAGCACATTAATCATTATCTTGTCCAGGGAATCTTTCAAAACTTTGTTTGCTATGACCTGATTCATTCCAACCTGCAATCTTATTCTTTTTCACAGTACCATGGAGGAACAAACTTTGGAAGAACTGCTGGTGGCCCTTTCATTACTACCAGCTATGATTATGATGCTCCAattgatgaatatggtgagagaTTTGAGCCCATATCTTCACACTGAAGAATTCCATTCTATTAATTGTTTAGACATGATCAGATAATTAATTAGTCAGTTTGTCAGACTTGTAAGTCATACATGGTTTAACAATAACCTTGCTAATGTGATAGGCTTGATCAGGCAGCCTAAGTATAGCCATCTGAAGGAACTCCATAAGGCTATTAAATTATGTGAGCGAGCTTTGCTTACTGCTGATCCCACCATCACATCCTTGGGAAGTTATGAAAAGGTTGGTTTGTTCTCTATACTAAGGGCGTGTATAAAGCATTTCAAGAATGACTTCCTTCTGAACTTTCTATGATAATTTTAGTATAATCTTGCtgaaaaaaccaaaattcaGCTTCATATTTTATTGTCAAAGCCCTGCTATAGCACACCTTTTATGCGCTCCTTGATAAATCATTGGAAATAGGTAGCAAAACCCCATTTTAGTGACCATCCAGAGATATACTTAAAGTATTTCTCACTTCATATTAACATTCTTTTCCTGCTTCTGGTTATAAGATGGTTGCCATATTGATGTTTCCCCCTGTCTATAATTCAGATTGACTCAGTATTAACATTATTCAGGCACATGTATTCTCTACCAAGTCAGGAAATTGTGCAGCTTTTCTCTCAAATTACAATCCAAAGTCTGCTGCAAAGGTTACTTTCAATAACAAGCACTACAACTTGCCACCTTGGTCCATAAGCGTCCTTCCTGATTGCAAAAATGAAGTCTTCAATACTGCCAAAGTAAGTGGATTGGCTATTGGAATGATTAAATCATTATTCATCTCGTTTGTGTCAAGCACTTAGATTGAAAATATGTTATCATTACCATCATGATGAAACACGACTTATCCAACAATCTTGATGCACACTGCTTTTGCTAATACAATTTTTCAACGCAAACAAGTGGCTGCCTGTTTGAGTTTAATATAGGGAGAAATATATTCATCAGTCTTCTAAGTTCAATCCTATTTTGTTTATCATTCATGCTGGGATTGCAGGTTAGAGTTCAGACATCCCAAGTGAAAATGTTACCTACTAATGTTAGGTTTCTTTCTTGGGATACATTTAATGAAGACATATCCTCAGCTAATGATGATTCAACAATCACCGTCTTTGGTCTCTTGGACCAGTTGAACCTCACCAGAGATGCTAGTGACTATCTCTGGTACACAACGAGGTGAAATTGAATCTTCCTGatatttctttttcatcttaATAATGTTGATATTTTCATGTGATGAATATTTTACCAGCAAATAATGTATGTCTCCAGTGTTAATATTAGTCCATCAGAATCATTTCTTCATCAAGGCCAGCATCCAACTATCACTGTGCAGTCAGCTGGTCATGCTATGCATCTGTTCATCAATGGGCGTCGTTCAGGTGAATCATTGAACTTCTTGTTTTCAGAAAGTCTATATAACTGGACTGGACCATGTTATTcaatggattaaaaaaaaaaggaagagagagagagagagggttcaacttttattatatattaacagttactaaatatttttacgTGATCTAATGATAGGATCGGCCTTTGGGACTCGGAAGAAATTGAGATTTACTTATACAGGAAATGTTGACTTGAAAGCTGGAGCAAACATAATTTCACTGCTTAGTATAGCTGTTGGATTGCCTGTTAGTATTCCAATCCCCACTTTTATTCGACTCTGATTATCAGTATCTGAAACTCTGGAAAGATGGCATCAAGCTTAAGATGGTGCCATACTACTTGGCCTAATTTGTCCTAGCAGCTTATCATAAGTTGGAAAGCAAACATTTTGATTGAAAAACTTCAGGATTGTaatttcagcaattttttttaaaattctaatgcTATGTAATTTGACTTATTTAGGTTCTATGGCAACAATGAAATCCCATTCTGCGGTTAACCGTTTTCCTTGTCAATTCAATTGATCTcttttttgattgttgttgttgaagaaCAATGGTCCACACTTCGAGACGAGGAGCACAGGAATCATAGGACCAGTTGTCATACATGGGCTAGACCATGGAGAAAGGGATTTGTCCCGGCAGAAATGGTCATACAAGGTCTAAGAATCTCACAACAGCATATTTTGATGACTTATCAATTATTTCATGAGTTTCTGCCTTATAGGactatctaataattttccttttatacagGTTGGGCTTCGAGGAGAATCCATGAAATTAGGTTCTCCAAACTCTTTCTCATCAGTTGGTTGGATGCAAGGGTCCTTAATGGCACATAAACAACAGCCATTGACGTGGTATAAGGTTGGGAACATGAAAGAACTCTTGGCacaattgttttattttcttctttacacTGTTTGATGGGGTTGAGGGTGCtctcaaaatatattcaaaatctATAAGTATAAATTAACATGTCACTTTGAACCTGCAGACCAGTTTTGATGCACCAGAAGGAGATGAGCCCTTGGCTTTGGACATGACTGGCATGGGGAAGGGTCAAGTGTGGATCAATGGGAAGAGCATAGGAAGATTTTGGAACGTCTATGCTAATGGCAACTGCAATGGATGCAGTTATTCTGGTACATTCCGGCCTATAATAAAGTGCCAATTTGGTTGTGGCCATCCAACTCAACAATGGTACAGACTTTCTCAATTTTCTCATCCATGAATGACATAAAACTTAAGATTAAATGATTGTACATTGCTAGCTCAGTTCCATCTGATTCTGTATGTTTTTAGGTACCATATTCCTCGTTCATGGTTGAAGcaaactaaaaacttattggTAGTTTTTGAGGAAATTGGTGGGGATGTATCTAGAATTGGAATTGTGAAAAGATCAGTTACAAGTAACTCAGAGACCTCAATTGCCTGTGCTGAGGTCTCTGAGTATCATCCAAGCATTGAGAATTGGCATGTTGAGAGTGATGGAAAATCAGAAGCGCTAGACATGCCTGAGACTAGCCTACATTGTGCACCCGGACAGTCCATTTCTGCAATTAATTTTGCAAGTTTTGGAACTCCATCTGGGACTTGTGGGAGTTTCCAGCATGGAACCTGTCATGCCCCAAGCTCTCATGCTGTCCTAGAGAAGGTTCTCATACTGCTCTTTAATTTCTTCAGTACACATTTACCAAATGttaaaatgttaattttaaCCATTTAAAACCCTGTAAAGACTTATGTTCAATCCCAAATTTACATATTTGGTCCTTATTTTCAGGAATGCATAGGTCAGCAGGAATGCTTGGTGACCATATCAAACAGTAGCTTTGGTGCAGACCCATGTCCAaatgtaacaaaaaaattatcagtGGAAGCTGTTTGTGCCCCTACAAATACAACAATAGCCAGAACCAATTCAAggttttgagaagaagaaaaggaattcTAACATCATACCAACATTGGAACAATTATATTCATTTCAAAGTGCATCAGAAGAGTTTGAAGTAGCAGCAATTGATTAAAGGAATAAGATAGTGGGAAAGTAGTAGCTAGATTTATCATTTATGGAATATCACATTCATATGTATTGCAAATGTAAGTTAAGTTCTAGGTATGGTTTCTGAAGTTGTAAGTGCTTCCATTCAGTTGTAAAAGTTAACCAAGAGAGGGCAAGGAAGTGAAAAATAAACAGCACAGTTAAAAGTAATTAACATTAagccaaaccaaacaaaatgtGACACGTTTTTCATAAAAGAAGAAGCTTCTCAATCACTCTGCCTAAAGCACCTCAGTAATTGACCCTTCGGGATGCATATGACAGATTCCCATcatgataaaaaagaaatttcataaaAGTAGCATACTGCTTCTTTTCTTGACCATTGATGAGGTATCCTTATTAGTGAACCAAATTCAAATGTGGGGTTGAAATAACAGATAATATGCATAATGACTTGTCCTTTTGTGTGTTGCTAGTGGACATCAATGGGGTCCTCATTACCCTTTTGTGGAAGCATTATACAAGAGGTCAAAGGACCAAGGAAGCAATGACGGACCAACGAGGCAATGACTCAAGAAGACAATTAGTGTTGTGATTTGGTGTTGGAAGCAATGACGGACCAACGAGGCAATGAATCAAGAAGGCAATTAATGTTGTGATTTGGTGTTAGTGGAGGCGCATTTATTCAAACGAAAATTAAAACATTCACACTTGATAACAATATTTATCGCTAACTCCAAGTCTACATGCACATACAACATTAACTAAAATCCTTCACAAAAGACAACAATGTTTATTATTGTTCAGCTAACTCCAAGTCTACACGCACCGACAACATTAACTAAAATCCACTATCAACGATATGGATTACAAGCAGTCTCAATTAAACCTTACAATCTcacataatttcaaaaataacacTCATAAAcctcacaattcacaaacacaGATTCACAATCCCAAAGTCCTAATGCACTCGAATAACTCTAACACGCACAATAAACAAACTCACTAAATCACACATGCGGTAGTATCTTTCAACTCCAAAAAATATACCAAAACTATTATTCGAAAAAATCCATTCATCTTGTTTTAAGAGTCTTCTCATTATATGGGTAGAACTCTTGAGCGAAAGTTACCAAACTCTTTGTACTTAGTATCTATGCATATGACTTCAATACTATGAATACAATTCTTAGTGGACAAGAAATAACAATTTTCTTCCTTATTAAGAAATAGGCCTACCTTCCACTAcaagaaaacccaaatcaagTCAAAATAGGAATTTGAACACTCAACCCAATCTTATAAATCAAAACATAAATTCTTATCCatgtaaaataaatttctaaaattttcacaCCAGGTCTGCATTAATTTTATGCATGCTTGCTCAAAGAAGCAAGAACCAAAATCAAGAATAATGTGAATCATCATACATCCAGAATTGTTATTACATTGATATATTATACACATTCATGCACTTAATGCCAATAATATGGTTGCCAATTAATGACACTTaatcccttttatttttatatatttaagtaATGACACTTAATCCCTAAACGTGGAGTTCGTTTTCTGGATTTAATCTCACCTACTTACatgtagcaattttttttttttttttttgggtagaattACGGTAAAAAGTCTAGTTAGATtgctcttattattattattattattattattatttataaaattcgATAATCGGGAGACACGGAATTTAATCCCGATGTTTCAATTGGAAACATCATAAAGTGTTAACAAGTTGAATTACAAGACTCTTAGTTAGATTGTTAAatgttagttattttttttattaaaaagaaccATGGATTATTTCCTTACAAGAACCGACACTAAGGTTGGGTTTGGATTCAACTTTTGCGTTTTACGTTTGCGTTTTcagcagctttttttttttttgagccaattttgttgacttttccacagtgaacagtgcatccgtgcactgttcacggacccacaaattccatttttcaacaactttttcattaaaaatgggtctcacggtactattcacacatttaaaaattattttgctatagtgtttttagtttcagcaaaataagttctatccaaacagactctaagggttcgtttggatataatttatttttgctgaaaactaaaaactgaaaattgaaaactgaaaacactatagcaaaataatttttaaatgtgtgaatagtacctatgggacccatttttaataaaaaagtggtTGAAAAGTGAAGTTTATGGGAGTCATGAATAGTGcacccgtgcactgttcatgggagaatagtcaaaagttgcggcttgaaaaaaaaggaaaaagagaaaacgcACAAGTGCTAAGCGCCAAATGCCCAAGTGCTAAGCGCCAAACGCCAATAAGTCGGATCCAATTGAGCAATAAGTGTTGGTTTGGGAACAATTTATCtaactttttgttatttatttattttttttttgctaaattatTTATGTGAAACCCGCAAATAGTaggaaaaataagcaaaaatgaaataaaataggTAAGTGACTCACTTGGAACCcacagataataataaaaataagcaaTAAGTTGAATTATAAGTTTTCCTAAACAAACATTAGGTCACATGACAAATCAATAAGCTGAATATAAGATATAGCTTTATgtcaaattatttcattttatgtCAAAATTTTGACCAATTTTATAGGGTGTGGAGAcaataaaactaattttttgaatttcacttattattttagtaatattttcaGTCACCTTATcaatttatactaattttttattaaatgaaccccataagagcatccacattggtggagccataattttagttatttgacactataaaaaactactttatttattattttacctttttacTTTACAAAACATTCAATATCagtagttttattttaactttcaacacaataaaataatataaacaacacaataaaataatatatctactacaataaacaacaatcacaaccatcGCAACCATAACTGCCCTAACCCCTGCCTCCGCAACCACCACCGCCACATAATTGTAGATAATCGTCTAatgtaacaataatttttttaatcccaaattatatatgtatatacatatacaaattttttttttttggcctaaaACAATTTCTAATAACAACAGCTAAActtattatgaaattattgtaaaacaTTGTAAAGGTagcatttattatataaaatattaactcaacaaaaattttaaaatttttttcttttcttttatttttctcttaattcaCCTGCCAACCGTCACTCTCATGTCTCATCTCATCCcacttttaaaatataatgCTTCACCGTccaaaccttaaaaaaattctccactccataataatataatatacttcTTCCCTcctttttcattcttcttcttcagttatttgtttccttcttcGCAGTTCGCAccattcttctttctctttccttcaGTTTACAAGCTTACTCCACAGCAATTTTAGTGGGTAGAAACAAGTGAGTCTATAGTCTTCATTTTGTAAAAGTTCTTTCACTGTCTCTCGCTCAGTTCGCTATCTCTTTTCAATCACTgaaagaaataaggaaaaagaaaaaaaaaggaaaattgagAAACCAAGCTTCATGCCGGCCGAAGCAGTGAGGATGATGGATGAATCGAAGGTGAGAGTTTGATGAGGAGGATAATGGGCGAGAGATTGAGTGAGAGGTGagagttttgtttttgagaaagagagagtgagtgaaacggcggaggaaaaaaagaaatatgaaaaaaaagaaaagaaagaaagaattattattttaatgagaagtgaggataaaaaatattattttcttttggttttgagCTACCGTGCACAGTCATGGCTGTGCACTAAGTTGAGtaggtaaaatttttacctaCATCATCACCAATATTGCGTACTTTTTGTGTATGGTAGTACTAAAAAAACTAAGGGGCGGTTTGGTTTGCATGTCTACATCCAGATTATTTgtgttttcaacttttttaaCCGGTGTCTATTATATTGTTCATGAGACATGAACAATGTAACTAGGCATATAAACCGTACTTTCAAACataaatagtaatttattattattattttattatttttaatttttaataaaataaatcatatctAAACACTcactaaattattatttaactattattttatttaaatatgttAATGGGCACTTTATGTGCTAacattatctattttttattattaatctaCTATTGTTTttcctaaaaaacaaaacagaaaagaaaagaaaaagttgagtCTACTTGAGTCTACCTTAAAGTCAAAACTAAAAAGTTCAGGTGCATATAAAGTCAAGAACGAACCCCACTGGATACGCTTACGCTGACACAAACTCACGAGAGCCACGATGTACCTCAACTATTCTCTAATCTCTTCTCGTTCACTATAATAAAAAGTTTGCTGTCGGAAAATCATTCTCTATATGTGTCTCTACCATATTACATTTTCTCCCAAtctaaaaaccaaaatttacaCGTCACAATTATTATGGTTATGGCTATTATTCTTTTCACTATAGCCCCTATCCTTTTCAAAGTTTTATCAAAAAGAATCTATGAATCTATTCACAAATCTCTGCATAAATCTATTCACTAATTAtcagaaagaaacagaaaagaaagatgaCTCACAAATCGGCCAAATTAGTCATCCCTTATTAGATTGATAATCCCATCTAGAGCTAGTTCATTCCTATCATGAAAAAAGGGTTGGATGCATGGAAGACTTGGCAACCATTTATAAggtgatttataagattattattatttatgtgtaTTAATTAGACAAGTCGTATGactcattaaaaatattatgcgAGAAAAATCATTAAACAAATGATCTCTTTAATGGTCACATAATAAGTTAATACCAAGCTCAATAGTATGAGTTTGTAATCAAGTAGGGCATTAAAGTAGTTGAACCGAAAGTGTAATCAGCTAGGTAGGAGAAGTGGCTCTATTGGTTTATTCTTAAGGAGATTCTGTTTTAGTTTGCCCCTTCGCCCTTGGGATAAATGGCTCATCCATCCATTAAGGGTGGGTAGCTCTCCATatcaaaaaaaacataataggTTGATTATTCTtagataaaaaaatgaaaaaagttaataaatactCTAAGAAGAGtgatttaagaatttttttttaaaaatatgatggaaaaaaaataatgaattttgttggtaattttttatattttctataaaacatAAATGGTAGGATTGAAATACAATGGTAAGTTCGTACAAGAATCTAGCAAAAATTAAACATGATGCTGCTTCTTTGCCTTTTCAGAGTTACGATACCATACAATACAATCTCGTTAGATAAACCCAAAATCCACATCGACACTGACGTGGCTTCTCACCATCCCCTCTTTGGCTCTCCCACCAAATACCTCCCATCTTCCCCTTTATTTACCATCCCTACCCCACCTTTCTTAATCCATGTACATGAACACGAGATTCGCATAAACTTGTGGAagaattattgtttattttaacataaaaatcagtggttaggattttttttttctaggagtttggtaagaaatataaattatagaaaatgtaaaataaaagagaacttGGATATGTCTatatcacaatatatatatatatatatatatatatatatacacacataaagTTTTACTATTATCTTTTATGGTGTTTCATATTTTGATATCATTGCAAGATATCTTCATTATTATTCCTATGATTTATGCCTCTTCTAATGTATACAGTCAAATAATCGTTCATCCATTAATCTTctatttaattgatttattttaaatttgttatgaTCTAAATGAGCTTTTTCTAAAGTTTAAGATTaacaaatttttacttttttttgctaggcttattaattttttgaaaaatgctatgttcacagtatttttacaatattttaataacaaattttaagtgacaagttgttattggtatggcaaaaaagtaattttaatgatagattcaaattataaccaataataactaatcatCTATAATTTGtagtgaaaatgttatgaaaatattatgaacgtaacacttttctaattttttttcttcatattttagATAAGATTGGTTTGTTATTAGacttttttgtgttaaaaaaaagcTAAGATATTGTTAAGAGAATcgtattcaaatttattttaattgcacttaaaaaatatacaatcaaggtgttcaaaattttattttaggagatcaaaacaaaaaaaaattattttttcaggCCAATTAGGGGGTTCATTAGAGCCTCTAGACTCCAAGTGGAGCTGCCCCTtgaaaagaactttttttttttttcctattttacttACTTACTTTGCAAAATACCTCacattaaattatctattttaaactacatttgattaaaatatctattttcttattttttataattatttatcttttttcacATATAACAACTATCCTTTACCATATTTGTCCTTAAGCATCCACATCCGGATCTCAAATcctatcttattttaccatcccaaaaaactactttattacttataccataccatttttcAACATAgccaacatcccaacttttattttcctattctactcattaaaataatatttttatacaataaaataatatatcccacaaTTACCATCATTTACAATAAAacacattatttattatttctctctctttatttctgttcaacaaccacaatcaccaccaccgACTCATGAGACACCTGACACCGCCATTGCCACCACCAGCATCAACTCATAATTTACCGTCaacacccaaaaacaaaaaaaaaaaaaaaacctgggcAGCAAACCCACCCTGCCACCCACTGACCCAAAACCCATTCCGACGGAGCCATAGACACCCACCCCACCGTCGACCCACCAGCCACAACTACTTCCACCACCTCCACCGTCGGCCCACTAGCCATAACCACAAACCCAGTagctgaaccaaaaaaaaaaaaaaaaaaaaaaaaaaaaaaactcaatccaaTGGCAACACAGCACAGCCAAATCcaaccaaatcaaaatcaaaaccaaaatcaaaatcctaaatcaaaatcaaaatccaaaatcaaaaatcaaacccatttgTTCTcgcaaaacccaaacccaaacccatctgTTCTCACCGGCAGCAAtggcgagagagagagggtcGCCCGTCGCCGTCTGAATTCATCCCAAAcccgtcatcatcatcatcatcttcgaCCCAAACGCCAAACGCCAAACACCACCCAAACGCCACCCAATTGCCACCCAAATTCGACCCTCACGCCGGAAACCCACGACCTCCACGCCTCCACCACAGCTTTTCTGATCAAGCCTCCACGCCATTGCCTCCATTCcgttgaagaagagagagcaggaagaaagagagagaaaagaaacagaaaaaatgagagaggagagagaaatttaccGGGataaatgagagaggagagagaaatgagagtattaaaaaattatttttttttataacattcagctacagtaccatcttacatttgagatggtactgtagctaaatCCCAAATTTGGAATTGGCATATGGCATATGGCCTTCCCATTGTTGAGTAGTTTTGGGGCTTAAATGCCAaatgttcctaacatttggcATATAGAAGCCCCAATGCTGATGCTAAAGActaaagagagaataaaaaaactaaatgcaaatgAATAGTGTCACACTCGCATCAACCCCACTTTGTACTCTGCGAAGCACTGAATCAAGCCCCTcctcaaaagaaataaaatagtacaaaaaatcgttatttataataataatatttttttcctggTTTTTCTCGCTCAAAATTCTCTCaatatcttttctctctctctcactcagaCAAACAAAAAGCACTCCAATGGCAAAACCAAAAGCTCCGAGACGAACCCTTGACTCTTACACAGTCAAACACATCAACAAAACCGTCAAAGGTAACAAAATTTTCCCGAGAAACAAACACATCtttaaaaccaaatttttttttttaattttttgttttcacagCCGGAGACTGCGTGCTGATGCGGCCGTCGGATCCAGCGAAGCCATCGTACGTGGCGAAGATCGAGCGGATCGAAGCGGACGGTCGCGGAACCAACGTGAAGGTTCACGTGAGGTGGTATTACCGGCCGGAGGAGTCGATCGGTGGCCGGAGACAGTTCCATGGATCGAAGGAGGTGTTTCTATCGGACCACTACGATTTGCAGAGCGCCGACACGATTGAAGGGAAGTGCACGGTGCATAGCTTCAAGAGCTACACGAAGCTTGACGCCGTTGGAAACGACGACTTCTTCTGTCGTTTCGAGTACAATTCTTCTACTGGTGCTTTCAATCCTGACCGTGTCGCCGTGTATGTAAGCCTTTTCGAATTTCTTTAAAACAAttgcttttttgaattttgtttgttaCTGTTTGTGTTTGCTTTGCTTTTAGCTGTGTATTTTGCTAATTAACTTTGTTTTgctcttgtttttgtttgtttgtgtgtgttttttaagtgaatggccaatattttgttaattaactctctaatttgttgttttg encodes:
- the LOC126705617 gene encoding beta-galactosidase 3-like produces the protein MEANTASNWFLLSMVLFLSLQLTQCSVTYDRKALIINGQRRILFSGSIHYPRSTPQMWESLIQKAKDGGLDAIDTYVFWNLHEPSPGNYNFKGRYDLVRFIKMVQKAGLYMHLRIGPYVCAEWNFGGFPVWLKYVPGISFRTDNKPFKLAMQKFTQKIVQMMKDEKLFESQGGPIILSQIENEFQPVSKVIGTAGHAYMTWAAKMAVGMGTGVPWVMCKEDDVPDPVINTCNGFYCDYFSPNKPYKPTLWTEAWSGWFTEFGGPIHQRPVQDLAFAVARFIQKGGSFVNYYMYHGGTNFGRTAGGPFITTSYDYDAPIDEYGLIRQPKYSHLKELHKAIKLCERALLTADPTITSLGSYEKAHVFSTKSGNCAAFLSNYNPKSAAKVTFNNKHYNLPPWSISVLPDCKNEVFNTAKVRVQTSQVKMLPTNVRFLSWDTFNEDISSANDDSTITVFGLLDQLNLTRDASDYLWYTTSVNISPSESFLHQGQHPTITVQSAGHAMHLFINGRRSGSAFGTRKKLRFTYTGNVDLKAGANIISLLSIAVGLPNNGPHFETRSTGIIGPVVIHGLDHGERDLSRQKWSYKVGLRGESMKLGSPNSFSSVGWMQGSLMAHKQQPLTWYKTSFDAPEGDEPLALDMTGMGKGQVWINGKSIGRFWNVYANGNCNGCSYSGTFRPIIKCQFGCGHPTQQWYHIPRSWLKQTKNLLVVFEEIGGDVSRIGIVKRSVTSNSETSIACAEVSEYHPSIENWHVESDGKSEALDMPETSLHCAPGQSISAINFASFGTPSGTCGSFQHGTCHAPSSHAVLEKECIGQQECLVTISNSSFGADPCPNVTKKLSVEAVCAPTNTTIARTNSRF
- the LOC126705737 gene encoding chromatin remodeling protein SHL-like isoform X2: MAKPKAPRRTLDSYTVKHINKTVKAGDCVLMRPSDPAKPSYVAKIERIEADGRGTNVKVHVRWYYRPEESIGGRRQFHGSKEVFLSDHYDLQSADTIEGKCTVHSFKSYTKLDAVGNDDFFCRFEYNSSTGAFNPDRVAVYCKCEMPYNPDDLMVQCEGCSDWFHPACINMSAEEAKRLDHFYCENCSSEGQKKLQNSHTASRHLDTKIGMV
- the LOC126705737 gene encoding chromatin remodeling protein SHL-like isoform X1, producing MAKPKAPRRTLDSYTVKHINKTVKAGDCVLMRPSDPAKPSYVAKIERIEADGRGTNVKVHVRWYYRPEESIGGRRQFHGSKEVFLSDHYDLQSADTIEGKCTVHSFKSYTKLDAVGNDDFFCRFEYNSSTGAFNPDRVAVYCKCEMPYNPDDLMVQCEGCSDWFHPACINMSAEEAKRLDHFYCENCSSEGQKKLQNSHTASRHLDTKVETKRRRR